Proteins from a genomic interval of Mesobacillus sp. S13:
- the rplL gene encoding 50S ribosomal protein L7/L12 produces the protein MTQEQIIEAVKNMTVLELNDLVKAIEEEFGVTAAAPVAMMGGAAAGGAAEEQTEFDVVLASAGDQKIKVIKVVREITGLGLKEAKEVVDNAPKALKEGVSKEEAEEIKAKLEEVGANVEVK, from the coding sequence ATGACTCAAGAACAAATCATTGAAGCAGTTAAAAATATGACTGTTTTAGAACTTAACGATCTAGTAAAAGCAATCGAAGAAGAATTCGGCGTTACTGCTGCTGCACCAGTAGCAATGATGGGTGGAGCTGCTGCAGGCGGCGCTGCTGAAGAACAAACTGAGTTTGACGTAGTTCTTGCATCTGCTGGCGACCAGAAGATCAAGGTTATCAAAGTTGTTCGTGAAATCACTGGACTTGGTCTTAAAGAAGCGAAGGAAGTTGTTGACAACGCTCCTAAAGCTCTTAAAGAAGGCGTTTCTAAAGAAGAAGCTGAAGAAATCAAAGCTAAGCTTGAAGAAGTTGGAGCTAACGTCGAAGTTAAGTAA
- the sigH gene encoding RNA polymerase sporulation sigma factor SigH: MSADIGNRLNDAYLLLEDEEIVEAVHRGESDALDFLIHKYRNFVRAKARSYFLIGADKEDIVQEGMIGLYKAIRDFREDKLTSFKAFAELCITRQIITAIKTATRQKHIPLNSYVSLDKPIYDEESDRTLMDVLSGAKVMDPEELFINQEEFDQIEVKMSELLSDLERKVLALYLDGQSYQEISEELNRHVKSIDNALQRVKRKLERYLELRELSV; the protein is encoded by the coding sequence ATGAGTGCTGACATCGGGAATCGTTTAAATGACGCTTATTTATTGCTGGAAGATGAAGAAATTGTAGAAGCAGTTCACAGAGGAGAAAGTGATGCACTTGATTTTCTGATTCACAAATACAGGAATTTTGTCCGGGCGAAAGCACGTTCATATTTCCTGATTGGAGCAGATAAAGAGGACATCGTGCAGGAAGGAATGATCGGGCTATATAAAGCGATCCGTGATTTCCGGGAGGACAAGCTAACATCATTCAAAGCATTTGCAGAACTATGCATTACCCGTCAGATCATTACGGCCATCAAGACGGCCACAAGGCAAAAACACATCCCGCTTAACTCCTATGTCTCCCTGGACAAGCCGATTTATGATGAAGAATCGGACAGGACACTGATGGATGTTTTATCCGGAGCCAAAGTGATGGACCCCGAAGAGTTATTTATCAATCAGGAAGAATTTGACCAGATTGAAGTGAAAATGTCTGAGCTGCTTAGTGATCTTGAGCGAAAAGTGCTCGCATTATATTTGGACGGTCAATCCTACCAGGAAATTTCCGAAGAGCTGAATCGCCATGTCAAGTCAATCGACAATGCGCTTCAGCGTGTGAAGCGGAAGCTTGAGCGGTATCTTGAGCTGAGAGAACTGTCGGTGTAG
- the rplJ gene encoding 50S ribosomal protein L10: MSAIIEVKKQIVDEIAGKLKESKSTIVVDYRGLTVAEVTELRKELREAGVEFKVYKNSMTRRAAEAAELAGLNTSLTGPNAIAFSTEDVVAPAKILNEFAKKHEALEIKAGVVEGNIVTVEEIKALADLPSREGLLSMLLSVLQAPIRNLALAAKAVAEQKEEQGA; encoded by the coding sequence ATGAGCGCAATTATCGAAGTGAAAAAGCAAATCGTTGACGAGATTGCTGGCAAACTAAAAGAAAGCAAATCAACTATCGTTGTTGATTACCGTGGACTAACAGTTGCAGAAGTAACTGAACTTCGTAAGGAGCTTCGTGAAGCTGGTGTTGAATTCAAAGTTTACAAAAACTCAATGACACGCCGTGCTGCTGAAGCTGCTGAACTTGCTGGCTTAAACACATCTTTAACTGGTCCTAACGCAATCGCGTTCAGTACTGAAGATGTAGTTGCACCAGCTAAGATTCTTAACGAATTCGCTAAGAAACATGAAGCCCTTGAAATCAAGGCAGGCGTCGTTGAAGGCAACATCGTTACAGTAGAAGAAATCAAGGCACTTGCAGACCTACCGTCTCGCGAAGGTCTACTTTCTATGCTACTCAGCGTACTTCAAGCTCCAATCCGCAATCTTGCTCTTGCTGCAAAAGCTGTTGCAGAACAGAAAGAAGAGCAAGGCGCGTAA
- the rplA gene encoding 50S ribosomal protein L1: protein MAKKGKKYLEAAKLVDRSQAYTAAEAVELAKKTSTVKFDATVEAAFRLGVDPKKADQQIRGAVVLPNGTGKTQRVLVFAKGEKLKEAEAAGADYVGDAEYINKIQQGWFEFDVIVATPDMMGEVGKLGRVLGPKGLMPNPKTGTVTFDVTKAVNEIKAGKVEYRVDKSGNIHVPIGKVSFEDNKLVENFNTIFETMMKVKPAAAKGTYMKNVTISTTMGPGVKVDPSTVK, encoded by the coding sequence ATGGCTAAAAAAGGTAAAAAGTATCTTGAAGCTGCTAAGCTTGTAGATCGCTCTCAAGCATATACAGCTGCTGAAGCAGTTGAGCTTGCTAAAAAGACAAGCACAGTTAAATTTGACGCTACAGTTGAAGCTGCTTTCCGTCTGGGTGTAGACCCTAAGAAAGCTGACCAGCAAATCCGTGGAGCAGTTGTGCTTCCAAACGGAACTGGTAAAACTCAACGTGTACTAGTATTCGCTAAAGGCGAAAAGTTAAAAGAAGCAGAAGCTGCTGGCGCAGACTATGTTGGCGATGCAGAGTACATCAACAAGATCCAACAAGGTTGGTTCGAATTCGATGTAATCGTTGCTACACCTGACATGATGGGTGAAGTTGGTAAGCTTGGTCGCGTATTGGGACCTAAAGGCTTAATGCCAAACCCTAAGACTGGCACAGTTACATTCGATGTAACTAAAGCAGTTAACGAAATCAAGGCTGGTAAAGTAGAATACCGCGTTGACAAGTCTGGTAACATCCATGTACCTATCGGAAAAGTTTCTTTCGAAGACAACAAGCTTGTTGAAAACTTCAACACAATCTTCGAAACTATGATGAAGGTTAAGCCAGCTGCAGCTAAAGGAACTTACATGAAAAACGTTACGATCTCTACTACTATGGGACCTGGCGTTAAAGTAGATCCTTCAACTGTAAAATAA
- the rplK gene encoding 50S ribosomal protein L11, with product MAKKVIKMVKLQIPAGKANPAPPVGPALGQAGVNIMGFCKEFNARTADQAGLIIPVEITVFEDRSFTFITKTPPAAVLLKVAAGIQSGSGEPNRNKVATVKREKVREIAEQKMPDLNAASVEAAMRMVEGTARSMGINIED from the coding sequence GTGGCTAAAAAAGTAATTAAGATGGTTAAGTTGCAAATCCCTGCTGGTAAAGCCAATCCGGCACCACCAGTTGGACCTGCACTAGGTCAAGCCGGTGTTAACATCATGGGATTCTGTAAGGAGTTTAACGCTCGTACAGCTGACCAAGCTGGACTAATCATTCCTGTCGAAATCACGGTTTTTGAGGACCGTTCATTTACATTTATTACGAAAACTCCTCCTGCTGCAGTTCTTTTGAAGGTAGCAGCTGGAATCCAGTCTGGTTCTGGTGAACCAAACCGTAATAAAGTAGCAACAGTCAAGCGTGAGAAAGTACGTGAGATTGCTGAACAGAAAATGCCTGACCTAAACGCAGCTAGCGTTGAAGCAGCAATGCGCATGGTTGAAGGTACTGCACGCAGCATGGGAATCAATATCGAAGACTAA
- the secE gene encoding preprotein translocase subunit SecE, which produces MQRITNFFSEVGREMRKVSWPRRKELTRYTITVLSTVAFAALFFAVLDLGISELIRIILE; this is translated from the coding sequence ATGCAGCGCATCACTAATTTTTTCAGTGAAGTTGGACGTGAAATGAGGAAGGTCAGCTGGCCTAGACGCAAAGAACTGACTCGCTACACGATTACGGTTCTGTCTACAGTTGCTTTTGCCGCTCTATTCTTCGCAGTGTTAGACCTTGGTATTTCTGAATTGATTCGCATAATTCTTGAATAA
- the nusG gene encoding transcription termination/antitermination protein NusG, which yields MEKNWYVVHTYSGYENKVKTNLEKRVETMGMQDKIFRVIVPEEEETDFKNGKKKVVKRKTFPGYVLVELVMTDDSWYVVRNTPGVTGFVGSAGAGSKPTPLLPEEATFILKRMGMEEKKVDVNFELGETVQVSEGPFANFTGTIEEIDKDKAKLKVLVNMFGRDTPVELEFSQIEKL from the coding sequence ATGGAAAAGAATTGGTATGTAGTGCATACTTACTCAGGCTATGAGAACAAGGTCAAGACGAATCTTGAGAAGCGTGTTGAAACAATGGGCATGCAAGATAAGATCTTCCGTGTGATCGTACCTGAAGAAGAAGAAACAGATTTCAAAAATGGTAAAAAGAAAGTTGTGAAGAGAAAGACTTTCCCTGGTTATGTCCTAGTAGAACTGGTCATGACGGATGATTCCTGGTATGTGGTCCGAAATACGCCGGGTGTTACTGGATTCGTTGGCTCTGCTGGTGCAGGTTCTAAACCAACTCCGCTATTGCCTGAAGAAGCAACTTTCATCCTCAAGCGCATGGGTATGGAAGAGAAGAAGGTTGATGTCAACTTCGAACTTGGTGAAACGGTTCAGGTAAGCGAAGGGCCATTCGCGAACTTCACAGGTACAATTGAAGAGATCGATAAGGACAAAGCCAAGTTGAAAGTTCTTGTCAATATGTTCGGCCGTGATACTCCGGTTGAGCTTGAATTTTCACAGATTGAAAAATTATAA
- the rpmG gene encoding 50S ribosomal protein L33, translated as MNNKVTLACQECGSRNYSTTSNKQTQTERLELKKYCSNCGAHTVHKETK; from the coding sequence ATGAATAACAAAGTGACTCTTGCTTGTCAGGAATGCGGTTCCCGCAATTATTCCACAACGAGCAACAAGCAAACGCAAACAGAACGACTGGAGCTGAAAAAGTACTGCAGCAACTGCGGTGCCCATACAGTTCATAAGGAAACGAAATAA
- the rlmB gene encoding 23S rRNA (guanosine(2251)-2'-O)-methyltransferase RlmB, protein MQEQNENQDYIIGKNPVIEALKSERDINKILIAEGSQSGQMQQVIGMAKEANVIVQFVPKKKIDQLADGNHQGVIAQVAAYEYAEIDDLFALAEKKNEAPFFLLLDEIEDPHNLGSIMRTADASGAHGIIIPKRRAVGLTATVAKLSTGAIEYIPVARVTNMAQTIDELKERGVWIAGTDASAKQDFRQMDGTLPLGLVIGSEGKGMGRLIRDKCDFLLSLPMVGHVTSLNASVAAALLMYEVHRKRQPLGE, encoded by the coding sequence ATTCAAGAACAAAACGAAAACCAGGATTACATAATCGGGAAGAATCCGGTGATCGAAGCCTTGAAATCAGAGCGTGACATCAACAAAATCTTGATTGCAGAGGGCTCGCAAAGCGGGCAGATGCAGCAAGTCATCGGAATGGCGAAGGAAGCCAATGTCATCGTCCAATTCGTTCCGAAGAAGAAGATCGACCAGCTTGCTGATGGCAATCATCAGGGTGTCATCGCTCAGGTTGCAGCGTATGAATATGCAGAGATTGATGATTTGTTCGCTTTAGCCGAAAAGAAAAATGAGGCACCTTTCTTCTTGCTTCTCGATGAAATTGAAGACCCCCACAACCTGGGCTCGATCATGAGGACAGCGGATGCCTCGGGAGCACACGGGATCATCATTCCAAAGAGGCGAGCAGTTGGGCTGACCGCGACAGTAGCCAAACTATCTACAGGCGCAATCGAATATATTCCGGTTGCGAGAGTCACGAATATGGCACAGACCATCGATGAATTGAAGGAACGCGGTGTCTGGATAGCCGGAACGGATGCATCGGCAAAACAGGATTTTCGTCAAATGGATGGAACATTGCCTCTTGGCCTGGTAATTGGCAGCGAGGGAAAAGGCATGGGAAGATTGATTAGGGACAAATGTGATTTTCTATTAAGCCTTCCAATGGTTGGACATGTAACTTCCTTGAATGCATCAGTGGCTGCGGCACTCCTGATGTATGAAGTCCATCGTAAACGACAACCATTAGGGGAATAG
- a CDS encoding NYN domain-containing protein encodes MDILLVDGYNIIGAWPELVSLKKKELSAARDRLVEIMAEYQAYTGYRVIIVFDAHFVSGTQKKYRNYKVEVIFTKENETADERIERLAIDLSNRKTQIHVATSDYTEQWAIFGQGALRKSARELLNETNLISKKIEKSVKVIQEKKPSAKIPLTKEVAEIFEKWRRGEQ; translated from the coding sequence ATGGATATCCTGCTTGTTGACGGCTACAATATCATTGGCGCATGGCCGGAGCTGGTCAGCTTGAAGAAGAAAGAGCTTTCCGCCGCCAGGGACCGGCTGGTGGAAATCATGGCAGAGTACCAGGCGTATACCGGCTATCGCGTCATCATTGTTTTTGACGCTCATTTTGTATCAGGAACGCAAAAGAAATATAGAAATTATAAAGTGGAAGTTATTTTTACAAAAGAAAATGAAACAGCTGATGAACGAATTGAAAGGCTGGCGATCGACCTAAGTAACCGCAAAACACAGATTCACGTAGCCACCTCTGACTATACTGAGCAATGGGCCATTTTTGGACAGGGAGCCTTGAGGAAATCAGCGAGGGAGCTGCTTAATGAAACAAATTTAATCAGCAAAAAAATCGAGAAAAGCGTGAAAGTAATCCAGGAAAAGAAGCCAAGTGCCAAGATTCCGCTTACAAAAGAAGTGGCAGAAATTTTTGAAAAATGGCGCAGAGGAGAGCAATGA
- a CDS encoding class I SAM-dependent methyltransferase produces the protein MTEHYYSRKPSTDSNPVKWQSELKGNSFRFKTDSGVFSKKEVDFGSRLLIDTFELTRADGLILDVGCGYGPIGLSIARAYPEAMVHMVDVNERAIMLAKENASENKVDNVKIYESDRLNAVEEEGFNAILTNPPIRAGKKIVHDIFEQSFQRLAEGGELWVVIQKKQGAPSAMEKMKELFGDVEVEAKSKGYFILKSVKC, from the coding sequence TTGACTGAACATTATTACTCCCGCAAACCCAGTACCGACAGCAACCCTGTGAAATGGCAAAGCGAATTGAAGGGGAATAGCTTCCGCTTCAAGACGGACAGTGGTGTTTTCTCGAAAAAGGAAGTCGATTTTGGTTCAAGATTATTAATTGACACGTTCGAACTAACTAGAGCGGACGGATTGATTCTTGATGTTGGCTGTGGCTATGGCCCAATCGGACTTTCAATTGCCAGGGCCTATCCAGAAGCGATGGTCCACATGGTGGATGTAAATGAAAGAGCGATTATGCTTGCGAAAGAAAATGCGTCCGAGAACAAAGTGGACAATGTGAAAATCTATGAAAGCGACCGGCTTAATGCAGTGGAGGAGGAAGGTTTCAATGCAATCCTGACCAACCCGCCGATCCGGGCCGGCAAAAAGATAGTTCATGATATTTTCGAGCAAAGTTTTCAGCGTTTAGCTGAAGGCGGAGAGCTTTGGGTGGTCATCCAGAAAAAGCAGGGTGCGCCATCCGCGATGGAAAAAATGAAAGAACTTTTTGGCGATGTAGAGGTTGAGGCGAAAAGTAAAGGATACTTTATTCTCAAATCTGTTAAATGTTGA
- the rpoB gene encoding DNA-directed RNA polymerase subunit beta, protein MTGQLVQYGRHRQRRSYARISEVLELPNLIEIQTSSYQWFLDEGLREMFQDISPIEDFTGNLSLEFIDYSLGEPKYPVEESKERDVTYSAPLRVKVRLVNKETGEVKDQDVFMGDFPLMTETGTFVINGAERVIVSQLVRSPSVYYSGKLDKNGKKGFTATVIPNRGAWLEYETDAKDVVYVRIDRTRKLPVTVLLRALGFGSDQEIIDLIGDNEYIRNTLEKDNTESTEKALLEIYERLRPGEPPTVENAKSLLVSRFFDPKRYDLANVGRYKINKKLHIKNRLFGQKLAETLVDPETGEIIAEKGVTLDRRTLDKIIPALENNVGFKSISPYGGVVEEDVTLQSIKIYAPNDEGEKEINVLGNAYVPEPIKNITPADIIASISYFFNLLHGVGDTDDIDHLGNRRLRSVGELLQNQFRIGLSRMERVVRERMSIQDTNTITPQQLINIRPVIASIKEFFGSSQLSQFMDQTNPLAELTHKRRLSALGPGGLTRERAGFEVRDVHYSHYGRMCPIETPEGPNIGLINSLSSFAKVNRFGFIETPYRRVDPETGKVTSHFDYLTADEEDNYVVAQANARLADDGSFVDDEVIARFRGENTVVKRDRVDYMDVSPKQVVSAATACIPFLENDDSNRALMGANMQRQAVPLMQPEAPRVGTGMEHVSAKDSGAAVICKHEGIVEHVEAREVWVRRVKEVDGQEVKGDLDKYRMLKFIRSNQGTCYNQRPIVSVGDRVTKGEILADGPSMEAGELALGRNVLVGFMTWNGYNYEDAIIMSERLVKDDVYTSIHIEEYESESRDTKLGPEEITRDIPNVGEDALRNLDERGIIRVGAEVKDGDLLVGKVTPKGVTELTAEERLLHAIFGEKAREVRDTSLRVPHGGGGIVLDVKVFNREDGDELPPGVNQLVRAYIVQKRKISEGDKMAGRHGNKGVISKILPEEDMPFLPDGTPVDIMLNPLGVPSRMNIGQVLELHLGMAARYLGIHVASPVFDGATEEDVWSTIQEAGMARDAKTVLYDGRTGEPFDNRVSVGVMYMIKLAHMVDDKLHARSTGPYSLVTQQPLGGKAQFGGQRFGEMEVWALEAYGAAYTLQEILTVKSDDVVGRVKTYEAIVKGENVPEPGVPESFKVLMKELQSLGMDVKILSGDEKEIEMRDFDDDEELQHAETLTIAPEAEEMDSEKVGMKE, encoded by the coding sequence TTGACAGGTCAACTAGTTCAGTATGGACGACACCGCCAACGTAGAAGTTATGCTCGCATCAGTGAAGTTTTGGAATTGCCGAATTTGATTGAAATTCAAACCTCTTCCTATCAGTGGTTTCTTGATGAGGGCCTCCGTGAAATGTTCCAGGACATTTCACCGATTGAAGACTTTACTGGTAACTTATCGTTAGAGTTTATCGATTACAGTCTTGGCGAACCGAAATATCCAGTGGAAGAATCAAAAGAAAGAGACGTTACTTACTCTGCGCCATTAAGAGTAAAGGTCCGCCTTGTGAATAAGGAAACAGGTGAAGTAAAGGACCAGGATGTTTTCATGGGCGATTTCCCGCTTATGACAGAAACTGGCACGTTTGTGATCAATGGTGCTGAAAGGGTTATCGTTTCCCAGTTAGTGCGCTCACCAAGTGTATACTACAGCGGGAAGCTTGATAAAAACGGGAAGAAAGGGTTCACTGCGACCGTAATCCCGAACCGCGGTGCCTGGTTGGAGTATGAAACAGATGCCAAGGATGTTGTATATGTAAGGATCGATCGTACGAGGAAGCTCCCTGTTACGGTTCTTTTGCGTGCATTAGGGTTCGGTTCTGATCAAGAAATCATTGATCTGATCGGAGATAATGAATATATCCGTAATACTCTTGAAAAAGACAATACGGAAAGCACGGAAAAAGCGCTTCTTGAAATCTATGAGCGCCTCCGTCCTGGCGAACCGCCTACAGTTGAAAATGCAAAGAGCCTTCTGGTATCAAGATTCTTTGATCCAAAGCGCTATGACCTCGCAAACGTAGGGCGTTATAAGATCAATAAAAAGCTTCATATTAAGAACCGTTTATTCGGGCAAAAGCTTGCAGAAACATTAGTGGATCCTGAAACAGGGGAAATCATCGCAGAAAAGGGCGTCACACTTGACCGCCGTACTCTGGATAAAATCATCCCTGCGCTGGAGAACAATGTTGGATTCAAGTCAATCAGCCCTTATGGCGGCGTGGTTGAAGAGGATGTAACTTTACAAAGCATTAAAATCTATGCTCCGAATGATGAGGGCGAGAAGGAAATTAATGTTCTTGGTAACGCCTATGTCCCTGAACCAATCAAAAATATCACGCCTGCTGATATCATTGCATCCATCAGCTATTTCTTTAACTTGCTGCATGGTGTTGGCGATACAGATGACATTGACCATTTAGGGAACAGACGCCTTCGTTCTGTAGGTGAGCTGCTTCAGAACCAATTCCGTATTGGTTTGTCCAGAATGGAACGTGTAGTCCGTGAAAGAATGTCCATTCAGGACACAAATACGATTACACCACAGCAATTAATCAATATCCGTCCGGTAATTGCGTCCATTAAAGAGTTCTTTGGAAGCTCTCAGCTTTCACAGTTCATGGACCAGACAAATCCGCTGGCTGAATTGACACATAAAAGGCGTCTTTCTGCACTAGGACCTGGTGGTCTTACACGTGAACGCGCTGGCTTTGAAGTGCGTGACGTTCACTATTCCCACTACGGCCGTATGTGTCCGATTGAAACGCCTGAAGGTCCAAACATCGGTTTGATCAACTCACTTTCAAGTTTCGCGAAAGTTAACCGCTTCGGATTCATCGAGACTCCTTACCGCCGCGTTGACCCGGAAACAGGTAAAGTGACAAGCCACTTCGATTACTTAACAGCTGATGAAGAAGATAACTATGTAGTAGCACAGGCGAACGCTCGTCTAGCTGACGATGGTTCCTTCGTTGATGATGAAGTAATTGCTCGTTTCCGCGGTGAAAACACAGTAGTTAAACGTGATCGCGTCGATTATATGGACGTATCACCTAAACAGGTTGTATCCGCAGCGACTGCGTGTATCCCGTTCCTTGAAAACGATGACTCCAACCGTGCCTTGATGGGTGCGAACATGCAGCGTCAGGCTGTCCCATTGATGCAGCCTGAAGCACCAAGAGTCGGAACTGGAATGGAACACGTTTCTGCCAAGGATTCCGGTGCTGCAGTCATCTGTAAGCATGAAGGGATCGTTGAGCATGTTGAAGCCCGTGAAGTCTGGGTACGCCGTGTCAAAGAAGTAGACGGACAGGAAGTCAAGGGCGACCTTGATAAGTACCGTATGCTGAAGTTCATCCGTTCCAACCAGGGTACATGCTACAACCAGCGCCCAATCGTAAGTGTTGGCGACCGTGTAACCAAGGGGGAAATCCTTGCTGATGGTCCTTCTATGGAAGCAGGAGAACTTGCACTTGGCCGTAACGTCCTTGTTGGCTTCATGACTTGGAATGGTTACAACTACGAGGATGCGATCATCATGAGTGAGCGCCTCGTTAAGGATGATGTTTATACATCGATCCATATAGAAGAATATGAATCAGAGTCCCGTGATACAAAGCTTGGACCTGAAGAAATCACACGTGATATTCCAAACGTCGGGGAAGATGCATTGAGAAACCTTGACGAGCGTGGAATCATCCGTGTCGGTGCTGAAGTGAAAGATGGAGATCTTCTAGTAGGTAAGGTAACGCCTAAAGGGGTTACTGAATTGACTGCAGAAGAACGTCTCCTTCATGCAATCTTCGGTGAAAAAGCAAGGGAAGTCCGCGATACTTCATTGCGTGTACCACACGGCGGCGGCGGGATTGTGCTTGACGTCAAAGTGTTCAACCGTGAAGATGGCGATGAGCTTCCTCCAGGCGTGAACCAGCTTGTCCGTGCTTACATCGTTCAGAAGCGTAAGATTTCTGAAGGTGACAAAATGGCAGGACGCCACGGTAACAAAGGGGTAATTTCCAAAATCCTTCCGGAAGAGGATATGCCTTTCTTGCCGGACGGAACACCAGTCGATATCATGCTTAACCCACTAGGGGTACCATCACGTATGAATATCGGTCAGGTGCTTGAGCTTCACCTTGGTATGGCAGCGCGTTACCTTGGAATCCATGTTGCTTCTCCTGTATTCGACGGTGCTACCGAAGAAGATGTATGGTCAACAATCCAGGAAGCTGGTATGGCCAGAGATGCGAAGACTGTCCTATATGATGGACGTACAGGTGAGCCATTCGATAACCGTGTATCAGTCGGTGTCATGTACATGATCAAGCTTGCTCACATGGTAGACGATAAGCTTCACGCTCGTTCTACTGGACCATACTCACTTGTTACGCAGCAGCCACTTGGCGGTAAAGCCCAGTTTGGCGGACAGCGTTTCGGGGAGATGGAGGTTTGGGCGCTTGAAGCATACGGCGCTGCTTACACATTGCAGGAAATCTTAACTGTCAAGTCCGATGATGTTGTCGGACGTGTTAAAACATATGAAGCGATTGTAAAAGGAGAAAACGTTCCTGAGCCAGGTGTTCCTGAATCATTCAAAGTATTGATGAAGGAGCTTCAAAGTTTAGGTATGGACGTTAAGATCCTGTCAGGCGATGAAAAAGAAATCGAAATGCGCGATTTTGACGATGATGAAGAATTGCAGCATGCAGAAACATTGACGATCGCTCCTGAAGCAGAAGAAATGGATTCTGAAAAAGTAGGAATGAAAGAATAG